Proteins encoded together in one Desulfosporosinus meridiei DSM 13257 window:
- the hisZ gene encoding ATP phosphoribosyltransferase regulatory subunit produces MLRTNLGLRIPKGMRDLLPEEISVQEGLEERILELFKQWSYQKVLTPTLEYSACVQPDVEQEDSLYKFFDREGHILTLRPELTIPIARLVSTRMRGGEFPLRLCYGADVYRNSNVRHREFRQVGVELVGSDQELADAEVIALAVEAMAGLGLKNYQFNLGHMGIFAGLMLETGIEKELQAKLEEVLARKDMVGVESCVRQSGLPERVQELLLRLPHFRGGEEILDEVLGWSEQPAIQHAVESLRKIYQYLEDFGVQANVSLDLGILRGFSYYTGAVFEGYVPGIGFPVVEGGRYDDLYADFGVPQPATGFAIHLGNLLEQFPIPVVEGADILVYGSDAKEIIRRCRELRAQGKRVEMSLGVLGDEKAKSMALQKSIKEILRV; encoded by the coding sequence ATGCTTAGAACAAATTTAGGTTTACGTATTCCAAAAGGGATGCGGGATTTGCTTCCTGAAGAAATCTCAGTCCAAGAGGGTTTAGAGGAAAGAATTCTAGAGCTATTTAAGCAATGGTCGTATCAAAAGGTATTAACCCCTACCCTAGAGTATTCTGCTTGTGTTCAACCAGATGTTGAACAAGAGGATTCATTATATAAATTCTTTGACCGGGAAGGGCATATACTGACTCTTCGACCAGAGCTAACGATACCTATTGCGCGACTTGTAAGCACACGCATGCGTGGCGGCGAATTTCCATTACGCTTATGTTATGGTGCAGATGTTTATCGGAACTCCAACGTCAGACACAGGGAATTTCGACAAGTAGGAGTTGAACTTGTGGGGTCTGACCAAGAGCTTGCCGATGCAGAAGTGATTGCTCTGGCAGTTGAGGCGATGGCTGGCTTAGGTTTGAAAAATTACCAGTTTAACCTGGGACATATGGGTATCTTTGCTGGGCTTATGCTGGAAACGGGAATTGAAAAAGAGCTGCAAGCTAAGCTGGAAGAGGTGTTAGCTCGTAAAGATATGGTTGGTGTGGAAAGCTGTGTCAGACAAAGTGGTTTACCAGAACGTGTCCAGGAGCTATTACTTCGCCTGCCCCATTTTCGTGGAGGGGAGGAGATTCTCGATGAAGTCCTGGGTTGGAGTGAGCAACCCGCAATTCAGCACGCTGTAGAAAGCTTAAGAAAGATCTACCAATACTTAGAGGATTTTGGAGTTCAAGCAAATGTATCCTTAGATTTAGGTATATTACGAGGCTTCTCATATTACACCGGAGCCGTTTTTGAAGGGTATGTACCAGGAATAGGTTTTCCCGTGGTAGAAGGGGGACGTTACGATGATTTATACGCGGACTTTGGCGTTCCACAACCGGCAACTGGTTTTGCTATACACCTGGGTAATTTGTTAGAACAATTTCCAATTCCGGTGGTAGAGGGTGCAGATATTTTAGTTTATGGATCAGATGCTAAGGAAATCATTCGTAGGTGCCGGGAACTTAGAGCTCAGGGCAAACGAGTGGAGATGTCTCTTGGAGTCTTGGGGGACGAGAAGGCAAAGTCAATGGCTCTCCAAAAGAGTATCAAAGAGATTTTGCGCGTTTAA
- a CDS encoding type I restriction-modification system subunit M N-terminal domain-containing protein, producing the protein MSDKLSLDQLEKFIDETCDFLRGDKDAEEFEEYVLAILFLKRLNDRFNLDREIRREKLVLKGLSESQISKDLEQRESYRLFVPTMARWDVVKQEKQDLGSYLMKAFAEIDDKNRGCLGLLNTIDFMKTTETGERYMTNAILAELMRRFEEINLADDHLAF; encoded by the coding sequence ATGAGTGATAAATTATCTTTAGATCAGCTTGAAAAGTTCATTGATGAAACCTGCGACTTTTTAAGAGGGGATAAGGATGCTGAGGAATTCGAAGAATATGTACTGGCAATTCTTTTTTTGAAGCGCTTAAATGATCGATTTAATTTAGACCGAGAAATAAGGCGTGAAAAACTTGTGCTAAAAGGATTGTCAGAGAGTCAAATAAGTAAAGATTTAGAGCAACGAGAATCCTATCGTTTATTTGTACCGACTATGGCGCGTTGGGATGTAGTAAAACAAGAAAAGCAGGATTTAGGTTCGTATTTGATGAAAGCTTTTGCCGAGATTGATGATAAGAATCGTGGCTGCCTTGGTCTGTTGAACACTATTGATTTTATGAAGACCACAGAAACAGGTGAAAGATATATGACTAATGCGATTCTAGCTGAACTGATGAGGCGTTTTGAGGAAATTAACTTAGCGGATGATCACTTGGCCTTCTAA
- a CDS encoding YerC/YecD family TrpR-related protein, translating into MSSDERLQNPLNDALVEAVLLLKNKEECYRFFEDIATVAEIKALAQRLEVAKMLQKNETYTAITEVTGASTATISRVKRCLNFGADGYQLILRRLKEQSEK; encoded by the coding sequence GTGTCAAGTGATGAGCGTTTACAGAATCCCTTAAACGATGCTCTAGTTGAAGCAGTTCTGCTATTAAAAAACAAAGAAGAGTGTTATCGGTTCTTTGAAGATATTGCAACAGTTGCAGAGATTAAAGCCCTGGCCCAACGCCTTGAAGTTGCTAAGATGTTGCAAAAGAACGAGACCTATACTGCAATTACGGAAGTGACGGGAGCAAGTACCGCGACAATAAGCCGGGTAAAACGTTGCTTGAATTTTGGAGCAGACGGATATCAACTTATATTACGACGTTTAAAGGAACAAAGTGAAAAATAG
- a CDS encoding 6-phosphofructokinase yields the protein MRKLAVLTGGGDCPGLNAVIRAIAKSAQGYGIEVLGIRDGFRGAVEGDFVPLALKDVSGILPRGGTILGTTNRDNPFAYQTKLNGVNQAVDRSDNVIRNFKKQGIDALLAIGGDGSLNIALKFVHKGLKVIGIPKTIDNDLMATDQTFGFQTAVDTAQEALDRLHTTAESHHRVMVLEVMGRYAGWIALYAGVAGGADVILIPEIPYNLNRVALSIQKRAKQGKKFSIIVAAEGAKPLGGEMVVERLMEGRVDPIKLGGIGAKIGHDLEEHYGMETRVTVLGHLQRGGSPNAYDRVLSTRYGAAAVDAALEGEFGIMVALQGREIVRVPLQEAVNQIKLVPLNDPLLLAARTLGMELGD from the coding sequence GTGCGAAAACTTGCGGTCCTTACAGGTGGAGGAGACTGCCCTGGACTTAATGCGGTGATTCGGGCAATTGCTAAAAGCGCTCAGGGATACGGAATAGAAGTATTAGGAATTAGAGATGGCTTTCGAGGTGCGGTAGAAGGGGATTTTGTACCCCTTGCGTTGAAGGATGTTTCAGGAATTTTACCTCGAGGAGGTACGATTCTGGGTACTACGAATAGAGACAATCCTTTTGCTTATCAAACCAAACTAAATGGAGTCAATCAAGCTGTAGATCGTTCAGATAATGTGATTCGTAATTTTAAGAAACAAGGGATTGACGCATTGTTAGCCATCGGTGGGGATGGGAGTTTGAATATCGCTTTGAAATTTGTGCATAAGGGCCTTAAAGTGATCGGGATTCCTAAAACCATTGACAACGATTTAATGGCTACTGATCAGACTTTCGGTTTTCAAACAGCGGTGGATACAGCCCAAGAAGCCTTAGATCGCTTACATACTACTGCTGAATCTCATCATAGGGTCATGGTACTCGAAGTAATGGGACGTTACGCCGGCTGGATTGCTCTGTATGCTGGGGTCGCCGGAGGTGCAGATGTGATCCTCATTCCGGAGATCCCCTATAACCTTAATCGAGTTGCCTTAAGCATTCAGAAAAGGGCCAAGCAAGGTAAAAAATTTAGCATTATCGTCGCAGCGGAAGGTGCTAAGCCCTTGGGGGGCGAAATGGTAGTCGAACGCCTGATGGAGGGACGAGTTGACCCGATTAAACTAGGAGGAATTGGTGCCAAAATAGGTCATGATCTTGAAGAACATTATGGAATGGAAACCCGAGTTACCGTTCTTGGACACCTCCAACGTGGAGGCTCCCCCAATGCCTATGACAGAGTTCTTTCGACTCGCTATGGAGCGGCTGCTGTAGACGCCGCCCTGGAAGGGGAATTTGGAATTATGGTTGCGCTTCAAGGAAGGGAGATTGTGCGAGTTCCACTTCAGGAGGCTGTTAACCAAATTAAACTTGTCCCACTTAACGATCCATTATTGTTAGCGGCACGCACTCTTGGAATGGAACTGGGAGATTAA